A single Bacillus sp. OxB-1 DNA region contains:
- the narH gene encoding nitrate reductase subunit beta — MKIKAQVAMVMNLDKCIGCHTCSVTCKTTWTNREGAEYMWFNNVETKPGIGYPKRWEDQEVYKGGWQINKKGKLELKSGSKLSKIALGKIFYNPDMPEMKDFYEPWTYDYEKLTMAGDSEHTPVARAKSIVSGEYMDPEWGPNWEDQLAGAHITGPTDPNIEKIEEEIKFNFEQAFMMYLPRLCEHCLNPSCVASCPAGAIYKRDEDGIVLVDQEACRGWRYCTTGCPYKKVYFNWKTNKAEKCTFCFPRIESGLPTVCSETCTGRIRYLGVLLYDADRVLEAASTPEPTDLYEAQCDLFLDPYDPEVIEQARRDGITEEWIEAAQNSPVYKLAIEYRLAFPLHPEYRTLPMVWYIPPLSPIMNYFEGKDSINNPDAIFPAIEEMRIPIQYLANMLTAGDAATVKGGLQRMAMMRSYMRAISSGKEFDESRLERVGLTAHQTKQMYRLLAIGKYEERFVIPTSHKEGHMNAYRSQGSAGFDGMGDYSMGTQNHSQFSYSIMGSDGNCDGCGPVNPAKTGKEIYEENFYGGIWRD, encoded by the coding sequence TATGAATCTGGACAAATGTATCGGATGCCATACTTGTAGTGTGACGTGCAAAACGACATGGACGAACCGTGAAGGCGCGGAGTATATGTGGTTCAACAACGTGGAGACGAAGCCGGGGATCGGCTATCCGAAACGATGGGAAGACCAGGAAGTGTACAAAGGCGGCTGGCAGATCAACAAGAAGGGGAAATTGGAGTTGAAGTCGGGCTCCAAACTATCCAAAATCGCCCTCGGGAAAATCTTCTATAATCCGGATATGCCGGAGATGAAGGATTTTTATGAACCGTGGACGTACGATTATGAAAAATTGACGATGGCCGGCGACAGTGAACATACGCCCGTCGCCCGTGCCAAGTCGATCGTGTCCGGAGAATATATGGATCCGGAATGGGGTCCGAACTGGGAAGATCAGCTGGCCGGAGCGCATATTACGGGACCAACCGATCCGAATATCGAAAAAATTGAAGAGGAAATCAAATTCAATTTCGAACAAGCCTTCATGATGTATTTGCCGAGGCTATGTGAACATTGCTTGAATCCAAGCTGCGTCGCTTCCTGCCCGGCGGGTGCCATCTATAAGCGCGACGAAGACGGCATCGTCCTTGTCGACCAAGAAGCTTGCCGGGGCTGGCGTTATTGCACGACCGGCTGCCCTTATAAAAAAGTATATTTTAATTGGAAGACGAATAAAGCCGAAAAATGTACGTTTTGCTTTCCGCGCATCGAATCCGGATTGCCGACAGTCTGCTCCGAAACATGCACCGGCCGGATCCGTTACCTCGGCGTATTGCTCTATGACGCGGATCGAGTATTGGAAGCGGCGTCCACTCCGGAACCGACCGACTTGTACGAAGCGCAATGTGATCTCTTCCTGGATCCTTATGATCCGGAAGTGATCGAACAGGCGAGAAGGGACGGTATTACGGAAGAATGGATCGAGGCAGCCCAGAACTCGCCGGTCTACAAGCTGGCCATCGAGTATCGCCTGGCATTCCCGCTCCATCCGGAATACCGGACACTCCCGATGGTCTGGTACATTCCGCCGCTTAGCCCGATCATGAACTATTTTGAAGGGAAAGACTCCATCAACAATCCGGATGCGATCTTCCCGGCTATCGAAGAAATGCGGATTCCAATCCAATACCTTGCAAATATGCTGACGGCAGGAGATGCGGCGACAGTGAAAGGCGGATTACAGCGGATGGCGATGATGCGCTCCTATATGCGGGCCATTTCCTCGGGCAAAGAGTTTGATGAATCGAGATTGGAGCGGGTCGGACTGACTGCCCATCAGACGAAACAGATGTATCGTTTATTGGCGATCGGCAAGTACGAAGAGCGTTTCGTCATCCCGACTTCCCATAAGGAAGGGCATATGAATGCATACCGCTCCCAAGGTTCCGCCGGATTTGACGGGATGGGCGATTACAGCATGGGAACCCAGAATCATAGCCAATTCAGCTACTCCATTATGGGGTCGGATGGCAACTGTGACGGCTGCGGTCCCGTCAACCCGGCGAAGACAGGGAAGGAAATCTATGAAGAGAACTTCTACGGGGGGATTTGGCGTGATTGA
- the narJ gene encoding nitrate reductase molybdenum cofactor assembly chaperone, producing MIDLNRLYEVKQAAGFFANQLTYPEKTTFHPKVLEGSFDPSDPAYEDIVTYWRLMHEYSMDEIQEMYTSTFDFQKETTLFMTYIKYGDSKERGQMLAKLKVLYEMFGLDMPDGELSDFLPLMCEFIYAAEWRGDPRAPQSFSLLLAVIEDGSFHLMKALEKFESPYFYLIKGMRETFKTCIRQEASANE from the coding sequence GTGATTGATCTCAACCGATTGTACGAAGTGAAACAAGCGGCCGGATTCTTCGCCAACCAGTTGACGTATCCCGAGAAAACCACCTTTCATCCAAAGGTTCTGGAGGGGTCCTTTGACCCTTCCGACCCGGCCTATGAGGATATTGTGACCTATTGGCGCCTTATGCATGAATATAGCATGGATGAAATACAGGAGATGTATACCTCCACATTCGATTTCCAGAAAGAGACCACATTATTCATGACGTACATCAAGTACGGGGATTCGAAAGAGCGGGGGCAGATGCTGGCCAAACTGAAGGTGCTTTATGAAATGTTCGGTTTGGATATGCCGGATGGCGAATTATCCGACTTTCTCCCCCTTATGTGCGAATTCATCTATGCGGCGGAATGGAGGGGCGACCCAAGAGCTCCACAAAGCTTCTCTTTGCTGCTTGCTGTCATTGAGGACGGTTCCTTCCATCTGATGAAGGCACTCGAGAAATTTGAGAGTCCGTACTTTTATCTGATCAAAGGAATGAGAGAAACGTTTAAAACCTGTATTCGACAGGAGGCGTCTGCAAATGAGTGA
- the narI gene encoding respiratory nitrate reductase subunit gamma — MSEQFLWVIFPYVCMAVFIVGHIFRYRNDQFGWTAKSSEFIEKKQLMVGSLLFHLGIIPVILGHVAGLGIPKTWTRALGISDHMYHMGAVWGGGFFGVVTLVGMIILTSRRLTNKSVRQLSSASDMIVNTLLLFIVFIGVYSSLVTNNLNPGFDYRDSISVWFRSLLIFRPEVAYMSVVPLAFKLHILTGFLIFAMWPFTRLVHVWSVPLNYVGRSYILYRKNSPN, encoded by the coding sequence ATGAGTGAACAATTTCTGTGGGTCATTTTCCCTTATGTCTGTATGGCAGTATTCATCGTCGGCCATATTTTCCGTTACCGAAATGACCAATTCGGATGGACGGCCAAATCGAGTGAGTTTATCGAGAAAAAGCAATTGATGGTCGGGAGCCTTCTGTTTCATCTTGGAATCATTCCGGTCATCCTCGGTCATGTTGCCGGCTTGGGCATCCCGAAGACGTGGACCCGGGCACTCGGCATCAGCGATCATATGTACCATATGGGGGCTGTCTGGGGCGGTGGATTTTTCGGAGTGGTGACATTGGTCGGGATGATCATTTTGACGTCGAGGCGACTCACGAATAAAAGTGTACGGCAATTGTCGTCCGCTTCCGACATGATCGTCAACACGCTGCTTCTTTTCATCGTTTTCATCGGGGTGTACAGCTCTCTTGTGACCAATAATTTGAATCCGGGCTTTGATTATCGGGATTCGATATCGGTCTGGTTCCGATCTTTGCTCATCTTCCGCCCGGAGGTGGCGTATATGTCTGTCGTGCCGCTCGCTTTCAAATTGCATATCTTGACAGGCTTTTTAATATTCGCCATGTGGCCTTTTACAAGGCTCGTCCACGTATGGAGTGTTCCTTTGAATTATGTAGGTAGAAGCTATATCCTTTATAGAAAGAACAGTCCAAATTAA
- a CDS encoding GAF domain-containing protein, translating to MNGQQDFDYQQEIESLRDRFKFDFIGLALIQAADQRFEHKWTHVSGNLSDRYKRIVLQSGKGVAGNVIKTGKPTLVEDVAQGFSADELFNYPIVVAEKLSSYGAIPLYKNNRVQGALLVAYRENRRLTPQQFKEFKDAIGPRFGPYYNMEMVKL from the coding sequence ATGAATGGACAGCAGGATTTTGATTACCAGCAGGAAATAGAATCGCTGCGTGATAGGTTCAAATTTGATTTCATCGGGTTGGCGCTCATCCAAGCGGCCGACCAACGTTTTGAGCATAAATGGACGCATGTGTCGGGAAATCTGAGTGACCGTTATAAGCGGATTGTTCTGCAATCGGGAAAAGGGGTTGCCGGGAATGTCATCAAGACCGGGAAACCGACTCTCGTGGAAGATGTGGCGCAAGGTTTTTCGGCGGACGAACTGTTCAATTATCCGATTGTCGTAGCGGAGAAACTGAGTAGTTACGGCGCAATTCCGCTTTATAAAAATAACCGTGTGCAAGGAGCCCTGTTAGTGGCCTATCGGGAAAATCGTCGGCTGACTCCGCAGCAGTTCAAGGAATTCAAGGATGCGATCGGCCCACGTTTCGGCCCTTATTACAATATGGAGATGGTGAAGCTTTGA
- a CDS encoding sensor histidine kinase — protein sequence MRMEDFQLTDLLLKMYDNASEAIFFFNREGQVIALNETARSIVEPEVVHQMIMGNRNAICLTCKGYTSSQELRTCEGCYLSNPEENISSFQVYLETRGKGVVPYTASFQTVDEENGLRVLMLRDLTKQFKTQESLNQKIMVKRIIEAQEDERKRISRELHDSVAQEMLSTLVDIRLLKYMNIEGEALAKVKETEIELMRLLDDIRHLSVELRPATLDDLGLEAAFRTHFKWLEKNYGLVVHFTAELDSKRYEGEIETVVYRICQEAIFNALKYAETDNVAVRLFEKEGILILHVIDEGVGFHVDHPDVKGTGLGLYGMKERAELVNGQLTILSESGKGTVVQLEVPLAKGGTTNENHHSG from the coding sequence ATGCGCATGGAAGATTTTCAATTGACGGATTTGCTGTTGAAAATGTACGACAATGCATCGGAAGCCATCTTCTTTTTTAATCGGGAAGGGCAGGTCATTGCGTTGAATGAAACGGCCCGGTCAATCGTGGAGCCGGAAGTTGTCCATCAGATGATCATGGGCAACCGGAACGCCATTTGCCTGACGTGCAAAGGGTATACGAGCAGTCAGGAGCTCCGCACTTGCGAAGGTTGTTATCTATCGAATCCGGAAGAGAATATTAGCTCTTTCCAAGTGTATTTGGAGACTCGGGGAAAAGGCGTTGTGCCCTATACTGCGAGTTTCCAGACGGTTGATGAAGAGAACGGACTCCGGGTACTGATGCTCCGGGACTTGACGAAGCAGTTCAAGACGCAGGAGTCGTTGAATCAGAAAATCATGGTGAAACGGATCATTGAAGCGCAGGAGGATGAACGGAAGCGGATCTCCCGGGAGCTTCATGACAGCGTCGCCCAAGAGATGCTCAGCACGCTGGTGGATATCCGCTTGTTGAAGTATATGAACATCGAAGGGGAAGCGCTGGCCAAGGTCAAGGAAACGGAAATCGAATTAATGCGGTTACTGGATGATATCCGGCATCTCTCTGTGGAGCTTCGACCTGCCACGCTGGATGATCTCGGTCTGGAGGCGGCCTTCCGCACCCACTTCAAATGGCTGGAGAAGAACTACGGCCTTGTCGTGCATTTCACGGCCGAATTGGACTCGAAACGGTACGAAGGGGAAATCGAAACGGTCGTCTACCGGATATGCCAAGAAGCGATCTTCAATGCGTTGAAATATGCGGAAACCGATAACGTGGCCGTCCGTTTATTTGAAAAAGAAGGGATTTTGATCCTCCATGTCATCGATGAAGGGGTCGGCTTTCATGTGGATCATCCGGACGTCAAAGGGACCGGGCTCGGGCTGTATGGAATGAAAGAAAGGGCCGAGCTCGTCAATGGACAATTGACGATTCTCTCCGAATCGGGGAAAGGGACGGTCGTCCAATTGGAAGTCCCGTTAGCCAAAGGGGGAACTACGAATGAAAATCATCATAGCGGATGA
- a CDS encoding response regulator yields the protein MKIIIADDHAVVRSGFMHILNFQEDMEVVATAADGLEAYDQVALHRPDVLLMDLSMPPGQSGLIATGRIKEEFPDTKILILTMYDDEEYLFHVLKNGASGYVLKNSPDEELLAAIRTVHAGGIYIQPTMESPLVREFLEKDMDGVETDPYRILSKREIEILPLVARGYGNKEIAEKLFISVKTVEAHKAKIMEKLQLKGRPELVEYALKKKLLNF from the coding sequence ATGAAAATCATCATAGCGGATGATCACGCCGTCGTTCGCAGCGGCTTCATGCACATCTTGAACTTCCAGGAAGATATGGAGGTGGTCGCGACAGCGGCGGATGGACTGGAAGCTTATGATCAAGTCGCCTTGCATCGGCCGGATGTCTTATTGATGGATCTGAGCATGCCGCCTGGGCAGAGCGGACTGATCGCCACGGGGAGGATCAAGGAAGAGTTTCCGGATACGAAAATCCTCATTTTGACGATGTACGATGATGAAGAATACTTATTCCATGTCCTGAAGAACGGTGCTTCCGGTTATGTGCTAAAAAATTCGCCCGATGAGGAACTGTTGGCGGCCATTCGTACGGTGCATGCGGGTGGAATCTATATCCAACCGACGATGGAGAGCCCGCTCGTCCGGGAATTTCTTGAAAAGGACATGGATGGCGTCGAAACCGATCCGTATCGGATTTTGTCGAAGCGGGAGATTGAAATTCTGCCCCTAGTCGCGAGAGGGTATGGAAATAAGGAGATTGCGGAAAAGTTATTCATCTCCGTCAAAACGGTAGAAGCACATAAGGCGAAAATCATGGAGAAATTGCAGTTGAAAGGAAGGCCGGAACTCGTCGAGTATGCCTTGAAAAAGAAGTTGCTGAACTTCTGA
- a CDS encoding hemerythrin domain-containing protein: protein MVSNQKFKFDLPALRVLENEHRYLLYLMDGWHSIVLGFERDIYTEEEAREALGTLRKQIVEFIEPFKNHTDKEEEFLFPMLARYVGDEQGPVAATEEEHGEIDAYIGHFLHHTLGDLTQLSLAEMKEVVRDAGEAFEVITIHFIKEESILYPMVNRVLRKEEQEQLFKELYTPLV, encoded by the coding sequence ATGGTGTCAAATCAAAAATTCAAGTTCGACCTGCCTGCCTTGCGCGTTCTGGAGAATGAACATCGATACCTCTTGTATCTCATGGACGGCTGGCATTCGATTGTCCTCGGATTCGAACGGGATATCTATACGGAGGAAGAGGCAAGGGAAGCGCTCGGAACATTGCGAAAACAGATTGTGGAATTCATCGAGCCGTTCAAAAACCATACTGATAAGGAAGAGGAATTCCTGTTTCCGATGTTGGCCCGCTATGTGGGAGACGAGCAAGGTCCGGTAGCGGCCACGGAAGAAGAACACGGGGAGATCGATGCGTATATCGGCCATTTTCTCCATCATACGCTTGGTGACTTGACGCAATTATCCCTCGCGGAGATGAAAGAAGTGGTCCGGGATGCGGGAGAGGCTTTCGAAGTGATCACCATTCATTTTATCAAAGAGGAATCCATCCTTTATCCCATGGTGAATAGAGTGTTGCGCAAGGAGGAGCAGGAACAGCTCTTCAAGGAATTATATACCCCTCTCGTATGA
- a CDS encoding nitrate/nitrite transporter: MIRKMQLPLQTANLVVGFMVWVLISSLLPFITEDITIPPERLAIVTAIPVVLGSILRIPLGYYANIFGARIIFLVSFILLLFPVYYISETSSVAGLIIGGTFLGIGGAVFSVGVTSLPKYYPKEKHGLVNGIYGMGNVGTAVSTFAAPVLATKFGWSTTVKFYLILLLVFAVLNFLFGDRKEAKVKTSLVEQIKGVYKNEKLWFFSLFYFITFGSFVAFTVFLPNFLVTYFGLEKVDAGMRTAGFIAVATFIRPVGGWLADKFQPLFLLMGVFAGFTFAAVILAFSPSIGLYTVGSMIIAICAGLGNGVIFKLVPMYFNKQAGTANGIVSMMGGLGGFFPPLLLATIHSMTGSYSIGFMAFSQVALASLIMVIWLYYMDRLSLQNEVFNSTAQGILVTDTTGQIKAVNPAFTRLTGFTEEEALGKNPNMLSSGRQSPDFYKDMWEMLGEEGRWQGQLWNKRKDGKEYLELLTIAAVKDGSGDTVRYVGTFNDITPRQEEGNRSE, encoded by the coding sequence ATGATCAGGAAAATGCAATTGCCTCTACAAACAGCAAACTTAGTCGTCGGCTTCATGGTATGGGTGCTCATATCTTCCTTGCTGCCATTCATCACGGAAGACATTACGATTCCGCCTGAACGGCTGGCCATCGTAACAGCGATTCCGGTTGTCCTCGGATCGATCTTACGGATTCCGCTCGGTTATTACGCGAACATCTTCGGAGCGCGGATCATCTTTCTCGTCAGCTTTATTTTGCTGCTTTTTCCGGTGTACTACATAAGTGAAACGTCTTCGGTTGCCGGTCTGATTATAGGAGGAACCTTCCTCGGAATCGGGGGAGCGGTCTTCTCCGTCGGGGTCACCTCCTTGCCGAAGTATTACCCGAAAGAGAAGCATGGGCTCGTCAATGGGATCTACGGGATGGGGAATGTCGGGACGGCGGTTTCCACATTCGCAGCTCCTGTTTTGGCCACAAAGTTCGGCTGGTCGACGACGGTTAAATTCTATCTGATCTTGCTGCTCGTCTTCGCTGTATTGAATTTTCTATTCGGGGACCGGAAAGAAGCGAAAGTGAAAACGTCGCTCGTCGAGCAGATCAAAGGTGTCTATAAAAATGAGAAGCTTTGGTTTTTCTCGTTGTTCTATTTCATCACTTTCGGCTCCTTCGTCGCTTTCACGGTCTTCTTGCCGAATTTCCTCGTGACGTATTTCGGTTTGGAGAAGGTGGATGCCGGAATGCGGACGGCAGGTTTCATTGCCGTCGCCACGTTCATCCGTCCGGTCGGCGGCTGGCTTGCGGATAAATTCCAACCATTGTTTTTGCTCATGGGCGTGTTTGCAGGATTTACATTTGCGGCCGTGATCCTCGCTTTTTCGCCGTCCATCGGGCTTTACACGGTCGGGAGCATGATCATCGCCATCTGTGCGGGTCTCGGAAACGGGGTCATCTTCAAATTGGTGCCGATGTATTTCAACAAACAGGCGGGGACGGCGAACGGGATCGTTTCGATGATGGGGGGGCTTGGCGGCTTCTTCCCTCCGCTTCTTCTTGCGACTATCCATTCCATGACCGGATCCTATTCAATCGGCTTCATGGCATTTTCGCAAGTCGCCTTGGCTAGTCTTATCATGGTCATCTGGCTGTATTACATGGATCGTTTATCGTTGCAAAACGAAGTGTTCAATTCGACAGCGCAAGGGATTCTAGTGACGGATACAACAGGACAGATCAAAGCGGTCAATCCTGCCTTCACCCGTTTGACGGGGTTCACGGAAGAAGAGGCGCTCGGCAAGAATCCGAATATGCTCAGCTCGGGCAGGCAATCCCCGGATTTTTACAAAGATATGTGGGAGATGCTTGGAGAAGAGGGCAGATGGCAAGGCCAATTATGGAATAAACGGAAAGACGGAAAAGAGTATTTGGAATTGCTCACCATCGCTGCCGTGAAAGATGGCTCCGGGGATACGGTCCGATACGTCGGGACGTTCAACGACATTACACCACGCCAGGAAGAGGGCAATCGATCGGAATGA
- a CDS encoding ThiF family adenylyltransferase, which yields MDDRYSRQILFKPIGHAGQAELAGAHALLVGCGALGSSIAETLVRAGIGKLTIADRDYVESTNLQRQQLFTENDAEGGVPKVVAAEKRLRQIRDDVEIVTVLDHIDGPLLERLASDVEILLDATDNFETRLLLNDMAWKKGIPWIYGACVGSTGVVFPFIPGRSACFRCLLPILPAVNETCDTAGIIAPAAQIAAAHQSAEALKWLTGNESAMRKKVLHFDIWNNTYVEAGISRIRNEQCESCGKAPTYPALERTEGTGYAVLCGRDTVQIVPEEGRTLTIEDGEQVAIRLGGTYKKTPFFIQFHADGYRCVLFGNGRLLIHGLRDMGTGRKLYHQLFG from the coding sequence GTGGACGATCGTTATTCAAGGCAGATTTTATTCAAACCGATCGGGCATGCCGGGCAGGCGGAGTTGGCGGGGGCGCATGCGCTTCTGGTCGGTTGCGGTGCTCTTGGCTCGTCGATTGCGGAAACATTGGTGCGTGCAGGTATCGGGAAATTGACCATTGCCGACCGTGATTATGTCGAATCGACCAATTTGCAGAGGCAGCAGCTCTTCACGGAAAACGATGCGGAAGGCGGCGTCCCGAAAGTGGTGGCCGCCGAAAAGCGGTTGCGCCAAATCCGGGATGACGTAGAAATTGTGACGGTGCTTGATCATATCGATGGACCGCTCCTGGAACGGTTGGCCTCCGATGTCGAAATTCTGCTGGATGCAACAGATAATTTCGAGACCCGGCTCTTGCTGAATGACATGGCATGGAAAAAGGGGATACCTTGGATTTATGGAGCTTGTGTCGGGAGTACAGGCGTCGTTTTTCCGTTCATTCCGGGACGCTCCGCCTGTTTCCGCTGCCTATTACCCATCCTTCCAGCGGTGAATGAAACTTGTGATACGGCCGGAATCATCGCCCCTGCCGCTCAAATTGCAGCAGCTCATCAAAGTGCGGAGGCGTTGAAATGGCTGACGGGAAACGAATCGGCCATGCGAAAGAAAGTGCTGCATTTTGACATTTGGAACAATACATATGTGGAAGCGGGGATTTCCCGGATCCGGAACGAACAATGCGAATCTTGTGGGAAGGCACCCACGTATCCCGCCCTCGAACGGACGGAAGGGACAGGCTATGCCGTCTTATGCGGCCGGGATACGGTCCAGATCGTGCCGGAGGAGGGGCGTACTTTGACGATTGAAGACGGGGAGCAGGTGGCCATCCGTCTGGGAGGAACGTATAAAAAGACGCCGTTTTTCATCCAATTCCATGCAGACGGATACCGCTGCGTGTTATTCGGAAACGGCCGGCTACTCATTCACGGCTTGCGGGATATGGGAACGGGCCGGAAATTGTACCATCAATTATTTGGTTGA
- a CDS encoding MogA/MoaB family molybdenum cofactor biosynthesis protein has product MSHLEELDREKELSVCVLTISDTRLPEEDASGMVIRRKLEEAGHLVAETRICRDEPHEIASALVQWFEDAEIDAIITTGGTGISHRDVTIETVSPFFTKTLDGFGELFRYVSYVEDVGSKALLSRATAGTVQNQAVFVLPGSSKAVALAMEKLILPEIHHIVHELKKHLTE; this is encoded by the coding sequence TTGTCACATTTGGAGGAGTTGGATCGGGAGAAGGAATTGTCGGTTTGTGTTTTGACGATCAGCGATACCCGGCTGCCGGAAGAGGATGCAAGCGGAATGGTCATCCGCCGGAAGTTGGAGGAGGCCGGGCATCTGGTCGCGGAAACACGGATTTGCCGGGATGAACCCCATGAGATTGCCTCGGCGCTCGTCCAATGGTTTGAAGACGCCGAAATTGATGCCATCATTACAACGGGCGGAACGGGAATTAGTCATCGCGATGTTACAATCGAAACGGTGTCACCTTTTTTTACGAAAACATTGGACGGCTTCGGTGAACTGTTCCGTTATGTCAGCTATGTGGAGGACGTCGGATCGAAGGCTTTATTAAGCCGGGCGACCGCGGGCACCGTCCAGAACCAGGCGGTCTTCGTTCTGCCTGGTTCCTCGAAGGCGGTCGCTTTGGCGATGGAGAAGTTGATTTTGCCAGAAATACATCATATTGTGCATGAATTAAAAAAGCATCTCACGGAGTAG